A single window of Penaeus chinensis breed Huanghai No. 1 chromosome 9, ASM1920278v2, whole genome shotgun sequence DNA harbors:
- the LOC125029225 gene encoding TLC domain-containing protein 3A-like translates to MMEKQIAVGVYALGAWFSLYLLIASLLRLWTRTSHLPDAHRAHITESFVSGVQGAACGIVGLCAVVSCKHDVMGEKYPLAVHYSSIGTAYFVYDLWAMYRSHAASKAFVKSQLECLLSYFKKDLLMIVHHITIVLVLFPAMVYHSPMGHFFIGCFFCTELSTPFVNARVILSRLGLKKSKIYVVNGLLMMTIFAMCRIALFPIMYAAYLSQQTKAPTHIQALAKIPLTCHLSCLLVLAPQLYWLTLMVKGALAVVNAQSSELPVKDE, encoded by the coding sequence ATGATGGAAAAGCAGATCGCAGTGGGGGTGTACGCGCTGGGTGCCTGGTTTTCCCTGTACCTGTTGATCGCCAGTTTGTTACGTTTGTGGACACGAACTAGTCATCTGCCAGACGCCCATCGCGCCCACATCACCGAGAGTTTCGTCTCGGGCGTGCAAGGAGCTGCTTGTGGGATAGTGGGGCTGTGCGCAGTGGTATCATGCAAGCACGACGTCATGGGCGAGAAGTACCCCCTGGCCGTGCACTACTCGTCCATAGGCACGGCGTACTTCGTGTACGACCTGTGGGCGATGTACCGCAGTCACGCAGCAAGCAAGGCCTTCGTGAAGAGCCAACTAGAATGCTTGCTCTCCTATTTCAAGAAAGACTTGCTGATGATTGTGCACCACATTACCATAGTTCTCGTGCTGTTTCCTGCGATGGTGTACCACTCTCCCATGGGGCACTTCTTCATCGGGTGTTTCTTCTGCACGGAGCTCTCAACCCCCTTTGTGAACGCGAGAGTGATTCTCAGCCGATTGGGCCTGAAGAAATCAAAGATTTATGTGGTGAATGGATTACTCATGATGACAATATTTGCCATGTGCCGCATTGCCTTGTTCCCCATCATGTATGCAGCATACTTAAGCCAGCAGACAAAAGCACCGACACACATCCAAGCGCTTGCAAAAATCCCCCTTACGTGTCACTTGTCGTGTTTACTAGTGCTTGCTCCGCAGCTGTACTGGCTGACACTCATGGTAAAGGGGGCTTTAGCTGTTGTAAATGCCCAGTCTTCAGAATTACCGGTGAAGGATGAATGA